Proteins co-encoded in one Cupriavidus metallidurans CH34 genomic window:
- a CDS encoding uracil-DNA glycosylase family protein, whose protein sequence is MATKSPQRAQAIVTSLRRDIASCTRCAADLPAGPRPVVQFSATSRILIIGQAPGSRVHASGIPFDDPSGDRLREWTGLSHDVFYDASRVAIMPMGFCYPGKGPSGDLPPRRECAPLWHDAILRLLPEDRLTLLVGSYAQAYYLQGEVGATMTEIVRDFRRFGPNLFPLPHPSWRVVGWMRKQPWFEAELLPALRAAVRARL, encoded by the coding sequence ATGGCCACAAAGTCCCCACAGCGCGCGCAGGCTATCGTCACGAGCCTGCGGCGTGACATCGCATCCTGTACCCGATGCGCCGCCGATCTGCCTGCCGGCCCGCGGCCCGTCGTGCAGTTCAGCGCCACGTCTCGCATCCTGATCATCGGCCAGGCGCCGGGATCACGGGTACACGCCAGCGGCATTCCGTTTGATGACCCCAGCGGCGACCGCCTGCGTGAATGGACGGGTCTGAGCCACGACGTGTTCTACGATGCATCCCGCGTGGCGATCATGCCGATGGGCTTCTGCTACCCCGGCAAAGGCCCGAGCGGCGACCTGCCACCACGCCGCGAGTGCGCGCCGCTTTGGCACGACGCCATCCTGCGGCTCCTGCCGGAAGACCGTCTGACCCTGCTCGTTGGCAGCTACGCCCAAGCCTATTACCTGCAAGGCGAAGTCGGCGCCACGATGACGGAGATCGTGCGCGATTTCCGCCGTTTCGGCCCCAATCTGTTTCCGCTGCCTCACCCTTCGTGGCGCGTTGTCGGCTGGATGCGCAAGCAGCCCTGGTTCGAAGCCGAATTGCTGCCAGCGCTGCGGGCGGCCGTGCGCGCCAGGCTATGA
- a CDS encoding Lrp/AsnC family transcriptional regulator has translation MNNPLKLDEIDRRILRELRRDGRISNAKLAERVGLSATPCWNRVKALEDAGVISGYAALLNQKALGLPDTVLIEVTLDRHDDEMFNRFGEALAQLPEVLEAHLLTGEYDYLIKVAVAGTEGYEEFLRHKLYKLPGLRHSHSTFVLRTLKREPSVEP, from the coding sequence GTGAACAACCCGCTCAAACTCGATGAGATCGATCGTCGCATCCTGCGCGAGTTGCGCCGCGACGGCCGTATCTCCAATGCGAAGCTGGCCGAGCGTGTCGGCCTGTCCGCCACGCCTTGCTGGAACCGGGTCAAGGCCCTGGAGGACGCTGGCGTAATCAGTGGCTATGCCGCGCTGCTGAACCAGAAGGCGCTGGGCTTGCCTGATACGGTGCTGATCGAAGTCACGCTCGATCGCCACGACGACGAGATGTTCAATCGCTTCGGCGAGGCGCTGGCGCAGTTGCCTGAAGTGCTGGAGGCTCATCTGCTGACGGGCGAGTACGACTACCTGATCAAGGTGGCGGTGGCAGGTACGGAAGGCTATGAGGAATTCCTGCGCCACAAGCTCTACAAGCTTCCCGGCCTGCGACACAGCCACTCGACTTTCGTGCTGCGCACGCTGAAGCGCGAGCCGTCGGTCGAACCCTGA
- a CDS encoding pre-peptidase C-terminal domain-containing protein translates to MKKHPRRVFQPILLICVAAVLSACGGDDGGDGSATASGSPSNTARSVQYYSGQKAIDHLGNSLSEFAVLHGMTAEELRQKLLTDPTLFVTSLAKLVYRDNARQAQVVAPNTLSRLQVLTESSSADPGNVFALHSRSGSTKTIYLNFKGGTLRYPTAVPPIVETYPAFDLDGDPSTFNTEERLVIQEVFRRVAEDFAIFDVDVTTEEPARDKLVRADAQDGIYGQEIYITRDIYSVDSGGEAPIGVFNSIDTPGQPDQSDYNKAAKVFYDKLAVAASDRAAVIADAISHETGHTLGLSHMGTATATYYPGDSFSSWLPLMSQHPNANSIRKLTTWSHGDYKNANNHEDELAIINAYGLKLISDDFGDTIGAAFPLGIDGTNSDGRPSSRVSGIIGSSTDSDMFRITVPEGPLTIQADPAAVGPNLDIKLSLLDSAGNSIQIVKDNPTTADSLSAGIALPQIAAGTYYVKVEGTGRGSPLTPDPKIGLPWGYTKYGSLGSYTLAVIYAPVLAADQISTLTKERTQAMGFNISLLSPGAWNVFVSAGTSLVKSYGGASGAALTDAAILPSGAKLNAGESLRAGGMTLTMQADGNLVIYDAAHKVLFASTTNSVDNQGSALNMQADGNLVIRNPAGKSVWASGTDDFGGEYMVFGSDGTLSLRTGSRINWLLPSQLAVLTSAQVSVLSAAQIQGLDTAVNNLSSDALNFISSLGSTVVKRWGGVTGVALTEVKKIAAGGKLNSGVTLTAGSVSLVMQGDGNLVIYDTAHKAVWASNTNSVDNQGAHLNMQATDGNLVMYTPAGKAIWASNTNDNRGEFMVFGSDACMSLQTGSRVSWFTAAQVQSLTQAGKMPVAH, encoded by the coding sequence ATGAAGAAACACCCCAGACGGGTATTCCAGCCAATCTTGCTAATCTGTGTCGCCGCAGTTCTGTCGGCCTGTGGCGGCGACGACGGAGGCGATGGATCTGCTACGGCAAGCGGAAGCCCGAGCAACACCGCACGATCGGTTCAATACTATTCAGGCCAAAAGGCCATTGACCATCTGGGCAATTCCCTAAGCGAGTTTGCCGTGCTGCACGGTATGACGGCAGAGGAACTGAGACAAAAATTATTGACCGACCCCACGCTTTTCGTGACGAGTCTCGCAAAGCTTGTTTACCGTGACAACGCCCGGCAAGCCCAAGTCGTTGCGCCAAATACTCTATCGCGATTACAGGTCCTCACCGAGAGTAGCTCAGCCGACCCGGGTAATGTTTTTGCTTTGCATAGCCGAAGTGGTTCCACCAAGACTATTTACCTCAATTTCAAAGGCGGCACTCTTCGCTATCCAACAGCCGTTCCGCCAATCGTTGAAACTTATCCCGCATTTGACCTGGATGGCGACCCTTCCACGTTCAACACGGAAGAAAGGCTCGTGATTCAAGAAGTTTTTCGACGCGTCGCCGAAGACTTTGCCATCTTCGACGTAGATGTCACCACAGAAGAGCCGGCTCGCGACAAACTTGTGAGGGCGGATGCCCAAGATGGAATTTACGGGCAAGAAATATACATCACCCGGGACATATATAGTGTCGACTCAGGGGGTGAAGCACCCATAGGCGTGTTCAATTCGATAGACACACCCGGACAGCCAGACCAAAGCGACTACAACAAGGCGGCGAAAGTTTTCTATGACAAGCTCGCTGTTGCCGCATCTGATCGCGCGGCGGTAATAGCCGACGCCATTTCCCATGAAACTGGACACACACTCGGACTATCCCACATGGGGACCGCTACCGCGACCTACTACCCTGGCGATAGCTTCTCCAGTTGGCTGCCATTAATGTCTCAGCATCCTAACGCCAACTCTATCCGAAAGCTCACGACATGGTCGCACGGGGACTACAAAAACGCCAACAACCATGAAGACGAGCTAGCGATTATTAACGCTTATGGTTTGAAATTAATATCGGACGATTTTGGAGATACAATCGGAGCCGCCTTTCCGCTTGGAATCGATGGCACGAATAGCGATGGCCGTCCGTCATCACGGGTCTCCGGCATAATCGGCTCGTCAACAGATAGCGACATGTTTCGCATTACGGTGCCCGAAGGCCCGCTTACTATTCAGGCGGACCCTGCCGCCGTGGGCCCGAATCTGGACATCAAACTGAGCCTTCTCGATAGTGCCGGCAATTCAATTCAGATTGTCAAAGACAACCCAACCACTGCCGACTCACTCAGCGCAGGTATCGCATTACCCCAAATTGCAGCTGGGACGTACTACGTAAAAGTGGAAGGAACTGGTCGCGGGTCACCTCTGACCCCCGACCCGAAGATCGGTTTGCCATGGGGTTACACAAAGTATGGCAGCTTGGGATCCTATACTTTGGCCGTTATCTATGCTCCGGTATTGGCGGCCGACCAGATATCCACGTTGACCAAGGAAAGGACTCAGGCAATGGGATTCAATATCTCGCTGCTGTCTCCTGGGGCATGGAACGTCTTCGTCTCGGCCGGCACAAGCCTCGTGAAGAGTTATGGCGGCGCTTCGGGAGCAGCTCTCACTGACGCCGCTATATTGCCATCTGGAGCGAAGCTAAACGCCGGAGAATCGCTGCGCGCGGGCGGCATGACGCTCACCATGCAAGCGGACGGGAACCTTGTGATCTACGACGCGGCGCACAAAGTCCTCTTTGCCTCAACTACCAATAGCGTGGACAACCAAGGCTCCGCTCTTAACATGCAGGCAGACGGAAACCTTGTAATCCGCAACCCGGCCGGCAAGTCAGTCTGGGCCTCAGGTACCGATGACTTTGGCGGGGAGTACATGGTGTTCGGCAGCGATGGCACTTTGAGTTTGCGCACGGGAAGCCGAATAAACTGGCTGCTGCCGTCGCAGTTGGCCGTATTGACGTCGGCACAAGTATCAGTGCTGAGTGCAGCGCAGATTCAGGGGTTGGACACTGCTGTCAATAATTTGTCGTCAGACGCCCTGAATTTCATTTCATCGCTTGGATCGACCGTTGTTAAACGATGGGGTGGCGTAACCGGCGTCGCTCTGACAGAGGTGAAAAAGATTGCCGCCGGAGGAAAGCTAAATTCTGGTGTGACCCTGACGGCCGGAAGCGTGAGCCTCGTTATGCAAGGGGACGGCAACCTCGTGATCTACGATACGGCACACAAGGCCGTCTGGGCTTCGAACACGAATAGCGTGGACAATCAAGGCGCACATCTCAATATGCAGGCAACGGACGGGAACCTTGTTATGTACACACCAGCCGGCAAAGCAATTTGGGCCTCTAATACCAATGACAACAGAGGAGAGTTTATGGTGTTCGGAAGCGATGCATGCATGAGTCTGCAAACTGGGAGTCGCGTGAGTTGGTTCACCGCGGCACAAGTGCAAAGCCTGACACAAGCCGGCAAGATGCCGGTAGCCCACTAA
- a CDS encoding tyrosine-type recombinase/integrase — protein MKRMRFDAVKGGFLYVEQQKSKGRTKLKIPISVGLTALNMTIEDAIRGCRDSILSKSIIPHVRHKGVAKPGDSPKLASFSDAFAKFRDPAKIKVPTGRTPPSFHEIRSLAAHLYSEEYGPEFAQALLGHKSAAMTALYRDSRGREWAEVKVVGR, from the coding sequence ATCAAGCGGATGCGCTTTGATGCCGTGAAGGGTGGCTTCCTTTACGTCGAGCAACAGAAGAGCAAGGGCCGGACCAAGCTCAAGATCCCCATCTCTGTTGGGCTGACGGCGCTGAACATGACGATCGAGGATGCCATCCGGGGGTGCCGCGACAGCATCCTGTCGAAATCGATCATTCCCCACGTGCGCCACAAGGGCGTCGCCAAACCCGGTGACAGCCCGAAGCTTGCGTCTTTCAGCGACGCCTTTGCGAAGTTCCGGGATCCCGCAAAGATCAAGGTCCCCACCGGGAGGACACCCCCATCATTTCACGAGATCCGCTCATTGGCTGCCCACCTGTACTCGGAAGAGTACGGCCCCGAATTTGCGCAGGCCCTTCTTGGCCATAAGTCAGCCGCGATGACCGCGCTCTACCGTGACAGTCGAGGGCGAGAGTGGGCTGAAGTAAAGGTTGTCGGTCGCTGA
- a CDS encoding Lrp/AsnC family transcriptional regulator, translating to MLDIELDATDIRILGELQRDGSLTNVELASRVSLSPSPCLARVKRLEKIGVISRRVTLLDARRLGLKVVVFISVSLDKQRRETLDTFERRIAALPQVMECYLMSGDADYLLRVVVPDVEALERLIIDQITRIPGVASIRSSFALKQVLYSTALPLG from the coding sequence ATGCTGGACATTGAACTTGATGCCACCGACATCCGGATTCTCGGCGAACTGCAGCGTGATGGCAGCCTGACCAATGTAGAGCTGGCCAGCCGGGTCAGTCTCTCGCCCTCGCCATGCCTGGCGCGAGTGAAGCGTCTGGAGAAAATCGGCGTGATCTCGCGGCGCGTCACGCTGCTCGACGCGCGTCGGCTGGGCCTGAAAGTCGTGGTGTTCATCTCCGTGTCGCTCGACAAGCAGCGGCGCGAAACACTCGATACGTTCGAGCGGCGAATCGCCGCGTTGCCTCAGGTGATGGAGTGCTACCTGATGTCAGGAGATGCCGACTATCTGCTGCGTGTAGTGGTGCCCGACGTGGAAGCGCTCGAGCGGTTGATCATCGACCAGATCACTCGCATCCCCGGCGTGGCGAGCATTCGGTCGAGTTTCGCGCTGAAGCAGGTGCTGTACAGCACGGCGCTGCCGCTCGGTTAG
- the msrA gene encoding peptide-methionine (S)-S-oxide reductase MsrA, with amino-acid sequence MTTQIETAILAGGCFWGMQDLLRRYPGVLSTRVGYTGGDVPNATYRHHGTHAEGIEIAFDPSQISYRQILEFFFQIHDPTTKNRQGNDVGTSYRSAIFYLNDEQKQTAEDTVADVNASGLWPGKVVTEIAPAGPFWDAEPEHQDYLERYPNGYTCHFIRPGWKLPKRG; translated from the coding sequence ATGACGACGCAAATCGAAACCGCAATCCTCGCCGGCGGCTGCTTCTGGGGGATGCAGGACCTGCTGCGGCGGTACCCCGGCGTGCTGTCGACCCGGGTGGGCTACACCGGCGGCGACGTGCCGAATGCCACTTATCGCCACCACGGCACACACGCCGAGGGCATCGAGATCGCCTTCGATCCGAGCCAGATCAGCTATCGCCAGATCCTGGAGTTCTTCTTCCAGATCCACGACCCAACCACCAAGAATCGCCAGGGCAACGATGTGGGGACGAGCTATCGCTCGGCGATCTTTTACCTGAACGACGAACAAAAGCAGACGGCGGAAGACACCGTGGCCGACGTGAATGCGTCCGGACTATGGCCTGGCAAGGTCGTGACTGAAATCGCACCGGCCGGACCGTTCTGGGATGCCGAGCCGGAACACCAGGACTACCTGGAGCGGTATCCGAACGGCTATACCTGCCACTTCATCCGGCCGGGCTGGAAGCTGCCGAAGCGAGGTTGA
- a CDS encoding LysR family transcriptional regulator, whose amino-acid sequence MIEVRHFRSLVAIAESGKLATAAERVHVSQSALSHQIKAIEAHYDMPLFDRTRQGLRFTPAGERLLALAREALAAISAAERDLLRLKGDTRGELRVVLECHTCFDWLMPVMDEFRRRWPEVEVDLVAGFHADPLALLNNGKADMVIGSKPPVKRGLTVAPLFRFEILAVMANEHRLRSKRRIEAQDLAGETLITYPVPEQRIDLIREVLEPAGIRLQRRTAELTVAVLQLVASRRGVAALPNWGVKNYVDHDYVLAKRIGTKGLWSELYATVPAAIADRPYVDDFVSIVRDICAAELDGIELLGTPA is encoded by the coding sequence ATGATTGAAGTCCGCCATTTCCGCTCGCTCGTGGCCATCGCCGAATCGGGCAAGCTGGCAACGGCCGCTGAACGCGTGCACGTGAGCCAGTCGGCGCTCTCCCATCAGATCAAGGCCATCGAGGCGCACTATGACATGCCGCTGTTCGATCGCACGCGCCAGGGATTGCGTTTCACGCCCGCAGGGGAACGCCTGCTGGCCCTGGCACGCGAGGCGTTGGCGGCGATCAGCGCGGCCGAGCGCGATCTGCTGCGCCTCAAGGGCGATACGCGCGGGGAGTTGCGCGTGGTACTCGAATGCCACACCTGTTTCGACTGGCTGATGCCTGTGATGGACGAGTTCCGTCGCCGCTGGCCCGAGGTGGAGGTGGATCTGGTTGCCGGATTCCACGCAGACCCGCTGGCACTGTTGAACAACGGCAAGGCGGATATGGTGATCGGATCGAAGCCGCCGGTAAAGCGGGGGCTGACCGTGGCGCCGTTGTTCCGCTTCGAGATTCTGGCGGTGATGGCCAACGAGCATCGGCTGCGCAGCAAGCGGCGCATCGAGGCACAGGACCTGGCGGGAGAAACGCTGATTACCTATCCCGTGCCGGAGCAGCGGATCGATCTGATCCGCGAGGTGCTGGAGCCGGCCGGTATTCGTCTGCAGCGGCGCACCGCGGAGCTTACGGTGGCGGTGCTGCAACTCGTGGCCAGCCGGCGTGGCGTCGCCGCGCTACCGAACTGGGGCGTGAAGAACTACGTCGATCACGACTACGTGCTGGCCAAACGCATCGGCACGAAGGGGCTGTGGAGCGAGCTATACGCGACGGTGCCGGCCGCCATCGCCGACCGGCCCTATGTGGACGATTTCGTGTCGATCGTGCGCGATATCTGCGCGGCCGAACTCGACGGGATTGAACTGCTGGGGACGCCGGCCTAG
- the metE gene encoding 5-methyltetrahydropteroyltriglutamate--homocysteine S-methyltransferase: MARTHILGFPRIGARRELKFAQEAFWRGETPEAALRETGTTLRRRHWQLQADAGLATVAAGDFAWYDQMLGLTALLGALPKRFGFDAASLTLAQYYELARGNAAQPAMEMTKWFDTNYHYLVPELDADSTFDGGPTWFLDEVDEALALGLATRPVLIGPVTYLYLSKSHVPGFDRLTLLPKVVQAYRRILAQLRERGIEWVQIDEPVLCLDIDAEWLDAIDRAYVDLVDLVDLADAGPKVLLATYFDTAAPHAARAAALPVHGFHVDLVRAPEQLETWLQVLPANAVLSAGVIDGRNIWRADLRAVLATLAPLHAQLGDRLWIAPSCSLLHVPVSLDAEQRLDPELKSWLAFATEKLEELRTLAVALNQGKAAAATQLAASDAARESRRTSRRVVNQRVQGRLAAVTADMADRASAFDIRIERQREALQLPALPTTTIGSFPQTTAIRQTRAAYKRGEIGALDYLQRIRGEIELAVRKQEALGIDVLVHGEAERNDMVEYFGEQLCGYAFTENGWVQSYGSRCVKPPVIYGDVYRPEPMTVDTARYAQSLTDKPMKGMLTGPVTMLQWSFVRDDQPRATTARQLALAIRDEVRDLEAAGIRIIQIDEPALREGLPLRRDDWTAYLEWAVNAFRLSAAGVSDQTQIHTHMCYAEFNDILPAIAAMDADVITIETSRSAMELLEGFGEFDYPNEIGPGVYDIHSPRVPTVEAITRLLERACEVIPPERLWVNPDCGLKTRGWPETEAALANMITATRQLRGKLASQPPVTWKRVTQPAPGSARSAAAAHAHGTACDPNCAGQLSI; the protein is encoded by the coding sequence ATGGCACGCACACATATCCTCGGATTTCCGCGCATTGGCGCGCGTCGTGAGCTGAAATTCGCGCAGGAAGCGTTCTGGCGCGGCGAAACGCCCGAAGCCGCCTTGCGCGAAACCGGCACCACGCTGCGACGTCGTCACTGGCAGCTGCAGGCCGATGCCGGCCTGGCGACCGTGGCTGCCGGCGACTTCGCCTGGTATGACCAGATGCTCGGACTGACCGCACTGCTGGGCGCGCTGCCGAAGCGTTTCGGCTTTGACGCCGCATCGCTGACGCTGGCCCAGTATTACGAACTGGCACGCGGCAATGCCGCCCAGCCGGCCATGGAAATGACCAAGTGGTTCGATACGAACTACCACTACCTCGTCCCCGAACTCGATGCGGACAGCACGTTCGATGGCGGCCCCACATGGTTCCTCGATGAAGTCGATGAAGCCCTGGCACTGGGCCTGGCTACGCGCCCCGTCCTGATCGGCCCGGTCACTTACCTGTACCTGTCGAAGTCGCACGTCCCCGGGTTCGATCGCCTCACCTTGCTGCCCAAGGTCGTGCAGGCCTACCGCCGCATCCTGGCGCAACTGCGCGAGCGCGGTATCGAATGGGTGCAGATCGACGAGCCGGTACTGTGCCTCGATATCGACGCCGAGTGGCTCGACGCCATTGATCGCGCTTATGTCGATCTGGTCGATCTGGTCGATCTGGCCGACGCGGGTCCGAAGGTCCTGCTGGCTACCTACTTCGACACCGCCGCTCCCCATGCGGCACGGGCCGCCGCGCTGCCGGTGCATGGCTTCCATGTCGATCTGGTGCGCGCGCCCGAGCAACTGGAAACCTGGCTGCAGGTGCTGCCCGCCAACGCGGTGCTGTCGGCAGGTGTGATCGACGGCCGCAACATCTGGCGCGCGGACCTGCGTGCCGTGCTGGCGACGCTCGCCCCGCTTCACGCACAACTCGGCGACCGTCTCTGGATCGCCCCGTCCTGCTCGCTGCTGCACGTGCCCGTATCGCTCGATGCCGAACAACGCCTCGATCCCGAACTGAAATCGTGGCTGGCCTTCGCTACAGAAAAGCTCGAGGAACTGCGCACGCTGGCCGTGGCGCTGAATCAGGGCAAAGCCGCAGCGGCGACGCAGCTCGCGGCATCAGACGCAGCACGCGAATCGCGCCGCACGTCGCGCCGCGTGGTCAACCAGCGGGTACAAGGTCGCCTGGCCGCTGTCACCGCCGACATGGCCGATCGCGCCAGCGCCTTCGATATCCGCATCGAACGCCAGCGCGAGGCGCTGCAACTGCCCGCGCTGCCCACCACCACGATCGGTTCGTTCCCGCAGACCACGGCGATCCGGCAAACCCGCGCGGCATACAAGCGTGGCGAGATCGGCGCGCTGGACTACCTGCAGCGCATCCGTGGCGAGATCGAACTGGCGGTGCGCAAGCAGGAAGCACTTGGCATCGACGTGCTGGTGCATGGCGAGGCCGAGCGTAACGACATGGTCGAGTACTTCGGTGAACAACTCTGCGGCTACGCATTCACCGAGAACGGCTGGGTGCAAAGCTATGGCTCGCGTTGCGTCAAGCCGCCGGTGATCTATGGCGATGTGTATCGCCCCGAGCCGATGACCGTGGACACGGCACGCTACGCACAGTCGCTGACCGACAAGCCGATGAAGGGCATGTTGACCGGCCCGGTGACAATGCTGCAATGGTCATTCGTGCGCGACGACCAGCCGCGTGCCACCACGGCGCGTCAACTGGCCCTGGCGATCCGCGACGAGGTACGCGATCTGGAAGCGGCCGGCATCCGCATCATCCAGATCGACGAACCGGCACTGCGCGAAGGCCTGCCCCTGCGCCGCGACGACTGGACCGCGTACCTCGAGTGGGCCGTCAATGCCTTCCGGCTGTCGGCCGCCGGCGTATCGGACCAGACCCAGATCCACACCCATATGTGCTACGCGGAGTTCAACGACATCCTGCCGGCCATCGCAGCCATGGATGCCGACGTGATCACGATCGAGACCTCGCGCTCGGCGATGGAATTGCTGGAAGGCTTCGGGGAGTTCGACTACCCGAATGAAATCGGACCGGGCGTCTACGACATCCACTCGCCGCGCGTGCCGACGGTGGAAGCCATCACCCGGCTGCTCGAGCGGGCGTGCGAAGTGATTCCGCCAGAGCGGCTGTGGGTGAACCCGGACTGCGGTCTCAAGACGCGCGGCTGGCCGGAAACGGAAGCGGCGCTGGCGAACATGATCACGGCAACGCGCCAGTTGCGCGGCAAGCTGGCAAGCCAGCCACCCGTGACTTGGAAACGTGTGACCCAGCCTGCCCCCGGAAGTGCGCGCAGCGCGGCAGCGGCGCACGCTCACGGTACTGCCTGCGACCCTAACTGCGCGGGACAACTTTCGATATAA
- a CDS encoding DMT family transporter has translation MSATVPSTASSRAPATTGFRSFLPLIGAVVIWGGNWPVMKMGLAHISPLWFAACRFGSAALISFLVLGALRRLRLPSRQEWPLVIGVGLLQMGAFTALALWALQYVPPGRASVIAYATAIWVIPLSSLVLGERPSRLQWLATAFSYAGIAVIVAPALGGWELHTVMGLTMLLGASLAWSVSIIQLRANRAIRLGADMIPWECAVATVPLIALAWLRDGAPDLGAMVDIWPVIAYTGPLATALTFIVVLNVTQSLPPAATSIAMLGVPVIGLVLSTVAWHEQISLDLSIGLALIGMGVVTTALAPRLGRLAAR, from the coding sequence ATGTCCGCTACCGTCCCATCCACCGCTTCTTCCCGCGCTCCGGCAACCACCGGATTCCGGTCTTTTCTGCCATTGATTGGTGCAGTCGTGATTTGGGGCGGTAACTGGCCAGTCATGAAGATGGGACTGGCCCACATCAGCCCGCTCTGGTTCGCCGCCTGCCGGTTCGGCTCGGCCGCGCTGATCAGCTTCCTCGTGCTCGGCGCTCTGCGCAGGCTCCGCCTGCCCTCGCGGCAGGAATGGCCGCTGGTGATCGGCGTCGGCCTGCTGCAGATGGGCGCATTCACGGCCTTGGCGTTGTGGGCGCTGCAGTACGTGCCGCCGGGCCGCGCATCGGTGATTGCGTATGCGACCGCCATCTGGGTGATCCCGCTTTCCTCGCTGGTGCTCGGCGAACGGCCATCGCGCCTGCAATGGCTGGCGACCGCATTCAGTTACGCCGGCATCGCCGTGATCGTCGCGCCGGCGCTCGGAGGCTGGGAACTGCACACGGTGATGGGCCTGACGATGCTGCTCGGTGCATCACTGGCGTGGTCGGTCAGCATCATTCAGTTGCGCGCAAATCGTGCAATCCGGCTCGGCGCGGACATGATTCCCTGGGAATGCGCCGTGGCAACCGTGCCGCTGATTGCCCTCGCCTGGTTGCGAGATGGCGCGCCCGACCTGGGCGCAATGGTCGACATCTGGCCGGTGATCGCCTATACGGGACCGCTCGCCACCGCGCTGACCTTTATCGTCGTGCTGAACGTGACGCAGTCATTGCCGCCGGCCGCCACCTCGATTGCCATGCTTGGTGTTCCGGTGATCGGGCTGGTGCTGTCGACCGTGGCATGGCACGAACAGATCTCGCTCGATCTGTCGATCGGCCTCGCACTGATCGGGATGGGCGTGGTGACCACCGCGCTCGCGCCCCGGCTCGGCAGGCTGGCTGCCCGCTAG